Below is a window of Bacteroidota bacterium DNA.
TGACGCACTCACAATTTTCGACCAAATAGTAAGTTATGCTGGCAACAATATTACTTATCGTAGTGTAGCCGATAATTTGAACATACTCGATTACGATTATTATTTTAAAATAACAGATGCCTGTATCGGGCAAAATGTACCACAATGTTTGGTGATGTACGATGAGATTTTAGACAAGGGTTTTGATGGGCACATGTTTATCAACGGATTGTCAGAGCATCTGAGAAATCTTTTGGTATGCCGCGATACAGAAACTATTAAATTATTGGAAGTGGCAGATTCTATAGCAAACTTATATGCACAGCAAAGCAAAATAGCTTCCACTACTTTTCTTATCAATGCACTCAATATCTGTAACCAGGCCGACATACAATTTAAAGCAAGCCGTAACCAACGATTACTGGTAGAATTGATGCTCATCAAACTATCGCATATCAATACCTTGGTTGACATAAAAAAAAACTTTGAACTAAACCCAGCCCCTGATGAAACTACTGTAACAGCTCAAAGTAAGGAACTTGTTCCCGCCTATGCTTTCAAAACTCCTATTGTTTCACCCCGCGTTAATTTGGGTGGTATGTCGGCCATTGATAAAATAAAACAAAAAATTATTGATAACGGCAATGCTACTCCAGGTGGCGAAGACCAGCCTGAAGCGGAGGTGAAAATTGAGGTCATCACCCTTCAAATGTTAGATAGTGTTTTGGCAGATTTTAAACTGCAATTGGATACCAAAAATAAAAAAATGTTGCTCAATGTTTTGGATACTTTTCAGTTCAGTGTAGGTGAAAATAATTTTATCAATATTAATATTCCAGGCAATCATAATATATCTTTGATCGAGGAAAGTAAACCCGATTTATCGCA
It encodes the following:
- the dnaX gene encoding DNA polymerase III subunit gamma/tau, producing MQNFVVSSRKYRPGTFDAVVGQSHITETLKNALRNNHLAHAFLFCGPRGVGKTTNARILAKVINCQNLGPNTEPCNECDSCKSFDSGSSFNIFELDAASNNSVEDIRGLVEQVRYPPQGVKYKVYIIDEVHMLSTAAFNAFLKTLEEPPPYAIFILATTERHKILPTILSRCQIFNFNRIKVEDCVAYLKEICLKEGVQAEEEALHVIAQKSDGAMRDALTIFDQIVSYAGNNITYRSVADNLNILDYDYYFKITDACIGQNVPQCLVMYDEILDKGFDGHMFINGLSEHLRNLLVCRDTETIKLLEVADSIANLYAQQSKIASTTFLINALNICNQADIQFKASRNQRLLVELMLIKLSHINTLVDIKKNFELNPAPDETTVTAQSKELVPAYAFKTPIVSPRVNLGGMSAIDKIKQKIIDNGNATPGGEDQPEAEVKIEVITLQMLDSVLADFKLQLDTKNKKMLLNVLDTFQFSVGENNFININIPGNHNISLIEESKPDLSQLFFDKYMIRPQFNILAIASRDTQQYYFTNQERFRKLAEGRPYLLDLAKRLDLRFD